The following proteins come from a genomic window of Sporosarcina sp. 6E9:
- the gyrA gene encoding DNA gyrase subunit A, producing the protein MADMPNRGVQGINISTEMKTSFLDYAMSVIVSRALPDVRDGLKPVHRRILYAMQDLGNTADKPHKKSARIVGDVIGKYHPHGDSAVYDTMVRMAQDFNYRYMLVDGHGNFGSVDGDSAAAMRYTESRMSRIAMELLRDINKDTIDYQDNYDGQEREPIVLPSRYPNLLVNGSSGIAVGMATNIPPHHLGESIDAVLALSENPEITTEELMEIMPGPDFPTGGIILGRSGIRRAYETGRGSVIIRGKVEIEQKANGRETILVNELPFQVNKARLIEKIAELVRDKKIDGITDLRDESDRTGMRIVIEVRRDANANVLLNNLYKQTALQSSFGVNMLALVDGQPKLLALKEILYHYLEHQKVVIRRRTQYDLKRAEDRAHILEGLRIALDNIDAIISLIRGSKNTDEAKTGLIDKFSLSERQAQAILDMRLQRLTGLERDKIEDEYNSLQVLITELRAILADEVKLLEIIREELLELKERYGDKRRTEITLGGAEMIEDEDLIPVENSVLTLTHNGYIKRLPASTYRSQRRGGRGIQGMGTNDDDFVEHLLNTSTHDTILFFTSKGRVFRTKGYEVPEFSRTAKGLPIINLLGVDKEEKVTAMIPVDEFEEDKYFFFVTQNGIAKRTPVAAFANIRSNGLIALTLRDDDELIGVKMTSGEEEIVIGTRDGMLIKFNETDIRSMGRIAGGVRGIRLRKGDIAVGMDVVDEGKEILVVTEKGFGKRTPQEEYRIQSRGGYGLKTLHVTERNGSLVAMKAVDGSEDLMLITIHGILIRMDISDISVIGRSTQGVRLIRLGEDELVATVAKVVKDDEEDNIEEDSNAIGEPQINEEDSIVDESDSLIEEDPNDGEE; encoded by the coding sequence ATGGCAGATATGCCGAATCGTGGTGTCCAAGGGATTAACATTAGTACGGAAATGAAAACTTCATTCCTCGATTATGCAATGAGTGTTATCGTTTCTCGTGCACTTCCAGACGTAAGAGATGGACTAAAACCGGTTCACCGCCGTATTTTATACGCAATGCAGGATTTAGGGAACACTGCAGATAAACCGCATAAAAAGTCTGCACGTATTGTCGGGGATGTAATCGGTAAGTATCACCCGCATGGTGATAGCGCTGTTTACGATACGATGGTACGTATGGCACAAGACTTTAACTATCGGTATATGCTTGTTGATGGACATGGGAACTTTGGTTCTGTCGATGGTGACTCTGCAGCCGCAATGCGTTATACAGAATCTAGAATGTCCAGAATTGCAATGGAACTTTTAAGAGATATCAACAAAGATACAATTGATTATCAAGATAACTATGATGGTCAGGAAAGAGAACCTATCGTTTTACCGAGCCGTTATCCTAATTTGCTCGTCAATGGATCTTCCGGGATTGCTGTTGGAATGGCAACAAATATTCCACCGCATCATCTCGGAGAATCAATAGACGCAGTATTGGCGCTATCGGAAAACCCAGAAATCACGACTGAAGAATTAATGGAGATAATGCCTGGTCCTGATTTTCCGACAGGTGGTATTATTTTAGGCCGTAGCGGAATTAGACGAGCCTATGAAACTGGTCGTGGATCAGTGATTATTCGAGGAAAAGTCGAGATTGAACAAAAGGCAAATGGTAGAGAAACCATACTCGTTAACGAATTACCCTTTCAAGTAAACAAAGCACGATTAATAGAGAAAATTGCCGAATTAGTTCGAGACAAAAAAATAGACGGTATTACCGATTTAAGAGATGAATCAGATCGTACTGGAATGCGAATTGTTATCGAGGTTCGTCGTGATGCAAATGCCAATGTATTATTAAATAATTTATATAAACAAACCGCGTTACAGTCAAGTTTCGGTGTTAACATGTTAGCACTGGTCGACGGTCAACCGAAACTACTTGCATTAAAAGAAATCTTATACCATTACTTAGAACATCAAAAAGTCGTTATTCGCAGACGTACGCAATATGATTTAAAACGTGCAGAAGATCGCGCACATATTTTAGAAGGTTTGCGTATTGCGCTAGATAACATAGATGCAATCATCTCACTCATTCGTGGTTCTAAGAATACGGATGAAGCTAAGACTGGTTTAATTGATAAATTTAGTTTATCTGAGCGCCAGGCTCAGGCGATACTCGATATGCGTCTACAACGTTTGACAGGTTTAGAGCGAGATAAGATTGAAGATGAATATAATTCACTTCAAGTACTAATTACTGAACTTCGAGCGATTCTTGCAGACGAAGTAAAGTTGTTAGAAATTATTCGCGAAGAATTACTTGAGTTAAAAGAACGTTACGGCGATAAACGTCGAACTGAAATTACTCTAGGTGGCGCGGAAATGATTGAGGATGAGGATCTTATTCCAGTCGAGAACTCTGTACTGACACTAACCCATAACGGTTATATTAAACGTTTACCTGCGAGTACATACCGTAGTCAACGTCGAGGCGGTCGTGGAATTCAGGGAATGGGAACAAATGATGATGATTTCGTTGAACATCTGTTAAATACGTCAACACACGACACAATTCTATTCTTTACGAGCAAAGGACGAGTTTTCCGCACAAAAGGCTATGAAGTTCCAGAATTTAGCCGTACGGCGAAGGGTCTTCCAATCATTAACTTGCTTGGTGTAGATAAAGAAGAAAAAGTAACAGCAATGATTCCAGTAGACGAATTTGAAGAAGATAAGTATTTCTTCTTTGTTACTCAAAATGGGATAGCTAAAAGGACGCCTGTTGCAGCATTTGCAAATATTAGATCGAACGGACTCATCGCACTTACACTTCGCGATGACGATGAACTGATTGGCGTTAAAATGACGAGTGGCGAGGAAGAAATTGTCATCGGAACAAGAGATGGCATGCTTATTAAATTCAACGAAACCGATATTCGATCAATGGGTCGTATAGCCGGCGGTGTTCGCGGTATCCGTTTACGCAAAGGTGACATTGCAGTTGGCATGGATGTTGTGGATGAAGGGAAAGAAATCCTGGTCGTAACAGAAAAAGGGTTTGGAAAACGTACACCACAAGAAGAATATCGTATTCAATCACGTGGTGGTTATGGACTTAAAACACTTCATGTAACCGAACGAAACGGATCACTTGTTGCAATGAAAGCTGTAGATGGATCAGAAGACTTGATGCTTATTACAATACATGGCATCTTAATTCGAATGGACATCAGCGATATTTCTGTAATTGGAAGAAGTACGCAAGGGGTTCGCTTAATTCGACTTGGAGAAGATGAACTCGTTGCGACTGTTGCAAAAGTTGTAAAAGATGATGAAGAAGATAATATCGAAGAAGATAGTAACGCAATAGGTGAACCTCAGATTAACGAAGAAGATTCTATAGTAGATGAATCTGACTCCTTAATAGAAGAAGATCCAAATGACGGGGAAGAATAA
- the gyrB gene encoding DNA topoisomerase (ATP-hydrolyzing) subunit B, whose amino-acid sequence MEEKNLQAYDEAQIQVLEGLEAVRKRPGMYIGTTSSRGLHHLVWEIVDNSIDEALAGHCDHIEVVMEKDNWIRVDDNGRGIPVGIQESTGRPAVEVIFTVLHAGGKFGGGGYKVSGGLHGVGAAVVNALSETTEVYVNRNGKRYYIKFEKGVPVVELKEIGTSEENGTSVRFKADPEIFKESTTFEYDILANRLRELAYLNRGLRVSIFDERDDEERTNSYHYEGGIKSYVEHLNKKKEPIHEEPIFIEGERDDIAVEIAMQYNSGFSENIHSFANNINTYEGGTHESGFKTALTRVVNDYARKNGALKEADPNLSGDDVREGLTAIISIKHPDPQFEGQTKTKLGNSEVSTITNSLFSEGLQRFLLENPSTAHKIIDKSLIAAQARLAAKNAREFTRRKSALEVSSLPGKLSDCSSRDPAISELYIVEGDSAGGSAKNGRDRHFQAILPLRGKILNVEKARLDRILGNAEIRMMITALGTGIGEEFALEKARYHKVVIMTDADVDGAHIRTLLLTFFFRFMRPLVEAGYIYIAQPPLYRVKQGRSEQYCYTEEQLNEILEGLPQTPKPVITRYKGLGEMDAEQLWDTTMDPDQRTLLQVELEDTITADETFQQLMGDDVEPRRKFIEANAQYVQNIDT is encoded by the coding sequence ATGGAAGAAAAGAATTTACAGGCCTATGATGAAGCCCAGATTCAAGTACTAGAAGGATTAGAAGCTGTACGAAAACGTCCCGGCATGTATATTGGGACAACAAGTTCAAGAGGCCTTCACCATCTTGTATGGGAGATAGTTGATAATAGTATTGATGAAGCGCTGGCTGGTCATTGTGATCACATTGAAGTAGTAATGGAGAAAGATAATTGGATTCGCGTCGATGATAATGGTCGTGGGATTCCGGTCGGGATTCAAGAATCTACAGGAAGACCTGCTGTTGAAGTAATTTTTACAGTTCTTCATGCCGGAGGTAAATTTGGCGGTGGTGGGTATAAAGTTTCAGGTGGATTACACGGTGTTGGTGCTGCTGTAGTTAACGCATTATCCGAAACTACTGAAGTTTACGTTAACCGAAACGGGAAAAGGTATTATATTAAGTTCGAAAAAGGTGTACCTGTAGTTGAATTGAAAGAAATAGGTACCTCTGAAGAAAACGGTACAAGTGTGCGATTCAAGGCCGACCCTGAAATTTTTAAAGAATCAACGACATTTGAATATGATATTCTTGCAAATCGTTTACGTGAGCTAGCTTATTTAAACCGCGGTCTTCGTGTTTCTATTTTCGATGAACGTGATGACGAAGAAAGAACTAACTCATACCACTATGAGGGCGGTATTAAATCTTACGTAGAGCATTTAAATAAGAAAAAAGAACCGATTCATGAAGAACCTATTTTTATTGAAGGTGAACGGGATGATATAGCTGTTGAAATTGCGATGCAATACAATAGCGGTTTTTCAGAAAATATCCATTCATTCGCGAATAACATTAATACGTACGAAGGCGGAACGCACGAGTCAGGTTTCAAGACCGCATTAACACGTGTTGTAAATGACTATGCGCGTAAAAATGGTGCACTTAAAGAAGCCGACCCGAACTTATCGGGAGATGACGTTCGAGAAGGTCTAACAGCGATTATTTCGATAAAACATCCAGATCCGCAATTTGAAGGCCAAACGAAAACTAAACTGGGTAACTCTGAAGTAAGTACCATTACAAACTCATTGTTTTCAGAAGGACTGCAAAGATTTTTACTTGAAAATCCATCGACTGCCCATAAAATTATTGATAAAAGTTTAATTGCAGCACAAGCACGATTAGCTGCAAAAAATGCGCGTGAATTTACACGTAGAAAATCTGCATTGGAAGTTTCAAGTTTACCGGGTAAACTATCCGACTGTTCTTCTCGGGATCCAGCAATAAGTGAATTATATATTGTTGAGGGTGATTCAGCCGGCGGTTCTGCTAAAAATGGTCGTGATCGACACTTCCAAGCAATTCTGCCACTCCGAGGAAAGATTCTTAACGTTGAAAAAGCACGGTTAGATCGAATTTTGGGGAACGCTGAGATCCGTATGATGATTACTGCACTAGGTACGGGAATCGGTGAAGAGTTTGCGCTCGAAAAGGCGCGTTATCATAAAGTTGTTATTATGACGGATGCCGACGTTGACGGTGCTCATATTCGAACACTATTACTAACGTTCTTTTTCAGATTTATGCGTCCGTTAGTAGAAGCAGGATATATTTATATTGCCCAGCCACCGCTTTACAGAGTGAAGCAAGGCAGGTCTGAGCAATATTGTTATACAGAAGAGCAGTTAAACGAAATATTAGAAGGTCTTCCGCAGACTCCTAAACCTGTCATTACCCGCTATAAAGGGTTAGGTGAAATGGATGCGGAACAATTATGGGATACAACAATGGATCCAGATCAAAGAACATTGTTACAAGTAGAACTAGAAGATACGATTACCGCTGACGAGACATTCCAGCAATTAATGGGCGATGATGTCGAACCGCGTCGAAAATTTATCGAAGCAAACGCTCAATATGTGCAAAATATAGACACGTAA